The Sphaeramia orbicularis chromosome 16, fSphaOr1.1, whole genome shotgun sequence genome window below encodes:
- the LOC115435451 gene encoding ras-related and estrogen-regulated growth inhibitor-like protein, with product MVVEVKGRSEVMEGNQQRVDANILLLGAHNVGKSALTVRFLTRRFIGEYGDIESVYSRVDRIDGQEICFNIWDSQDGQTLSSLSDKQLQWADGMILVYSICDRGSFDVVQQQLQQIRRHRKPSSVPIIIVGNKRDLRRHRSVSSEEGRLLAMSQRCGFFEVSAAETYHGVLLVFHGLVELVKESRALRKATAGVRGIVRSVSAVFSKKRND from the exons ATGGTAGTAGAGGTCAAAGGTCGCTCGGAGGTGATGGAGGGGAACCAGCAGAGAGTGGACGCCAACATCCTGCTGCTGGGAGCTCACAACGTTGGCAAGTCAG CTCTAACCGTCAGATTTCTGACCAGGAGATTCATTGGAGAATATGGAGACATTG aGTCTGTTTACAGTCGAGTCGACAGAATCGATGGTCAGGAAATCTGTTTCAACATCTGGGACTCACAG GATGGACAAACGTTATCATCCCTGAGTGACAAACAGCTGCAGTGGGCCGATGGGATGATCCTCGTCTACAGCATCTGTGACCGTGGTAGCTTCGATGTGGTCCAACAGCAGCTGCAGCAGATACGTCGACACAGGAAGCCATCGTCCGTTCCCATCATCATCGTCGGCAACAAACGTGACCTGCGCCGTCACCGCAGCGTCTCCAGCGAGGAGGGCCGCCTGCTGGCCATGTCACAGCGCTGTGGCTTCTTCGAGGTGTCAGCGGCGGAGACGTACCACGGGGTCCTGCTGGTCTTCCATGGTCTTGTCGAACTGGTCAAGGAGTCCAGAGCCCTGAGGAAGGCCACAGCTGGGGTCAGAGGCATTGTCCGGAGTGTGTCGGCCGTTTTCAGCAAGAAACGAAACGACTAG